The window AATCGTTCCATACGCATAAGTATGGATTGCATACGGTACCGTATGGTCATCCTTTAGTCAATACTAGGTCGTATGGAAAACAAGCTCTCAAAACCGCGCGTCCAGCTCGATCGCAATGCCTGGGTGAGTGCCGCCACGGAGGTCCTCGCCGAGGAAGGGATCGCCGGGCTGCGGGTCGAAGTGCTCGCAAAACGCCTGAAAGTCACCAAGGGCAGTTTCTATTGGCATTTTCAGGATCGCCGCGACCTGCTGCTCGCCGTCCTCCAGGTGTGGAAGGACGGGCGCATCCGCGACATCGTCAAGCAGACGCGCGCCCAGCCGGGCCGCGAGCTGGAGCAGATATATCACGTCATCGACGTCTACAGCACCAGCCGCAGCCGGCGCGGTGCGCTGATCGAACTCGCGGTGCGCGACTGGGCGCGGCGCGACCCGGATGCTGCGGCGATCGTCGCCGAAGTGGACGACATCCGCCTGCGCTGCGCACGCGATCTCTTCCTCGCCTGCGGCGTGCCGATGGAGGAAGCGTCGAGCCGCTGCATGCTGCTCTACGCTTACGTGTTCGGGATCTCGCTGATGATCTACGACAAGTTCGACAGCGACGTCGCGCGCCTGAAGCGGGATATCGCAGATCTCATCGCGCAGTCGGCCAGCATGAAGCTGAAAGCGGCAACGGCAGCCTCCTGAGACGGGTCGCGCGACGCGCCGGTCATCCCGGCGGCAGCGCGGGAAAGATCGCGCGGGCGTTCCGGCTGGTCGCGGCGACGATCTCCGGATAAGGCACGGCACGGAGGTCGGCCAGGACTTGCGCAAAGCGCGCGATGTTCGCCGGCTCGTTGCGCCCGCCCTGCGCCCAGGCCGGTGGAATGTCCGGCGCGTCCGTTTCAAGCACGATCGACTCCAGCGGCAGGGTGGCCGCGAGCGAGCGGATGCGGCGGGAGCCGTCGAACGTCATCGCCCCGCCGAACCCCAGCTTGAACCCCAGCGCGGCGAAGACGTCGGCCTGCTGACGGCTGCCATTGAAGGCATGCGCGATGCCGCCCGGAACTTCGATGCGGCGCAAGTGCTTGAGGATGTCGTCCACGGCGCGGCGGACGTGCAGGATCACGGGCAGCCCGAATCGGCGGGCAAGCTTCAGTTGCGCGACGAAGAACAGCTCCTGCCGGGCTCGGTCCAGATCGTGCACGAAAAAGTCGAGGCCGATCTCCCCCACGGCAATCGCACGCCCGTTTGCGAGGCGCTCTTCGAGGATGCCGAGATCGTCCAGTTCGGCATGGTCGACGTACAGCGGATGGATCCCGAAGGCATGGGCGATGTCCAGGTTGGCAGCCGACAGCGCGGCCACCCGGTCGAAACCGGCCGCGTCGACGGCCGGCACGACGAAGCCGCCAACACCCGCCGCACGCGCGGCCGCCAGGACCGCGGCGCGGTCGCCACCGAACTCGGCGGCATCCAGGTGGATGTGCGTATCGACGAGCATCGTCCGGGCACCGGCTTGTCAGGCAGGGCTCGCCGGCCCCGCCCCGATGCGCTCAGCGGCCGCGCCACTCCGGCTTGCGCTTGGCGATGAAGGCGTCGATGCCCTCGGCGGCGTCCTCGCTCATCATGTTGCACGCCATCGTCTCCGCGGCCATCTGGTACGCGGCCTCCATGCCCATCTCGAGCTGGCGGTAGAACATCTGCTTGCCCATGCGGATCGCGAGTGGCGACTTGGCGCAGATGGCGGCGGCGAGCTTCGCGATTTCGGCGTCGAGCGCATCGAGCGGCACGACCCGATTCACGAGCCCGCGGCGCTGCGCTTCCGCGGCGTCGATGAAATCGCCGGTGACGAGCATCTCGAACGCTTCCTTGCGTCCCATGTTGCGCGACAGTCCCACGCTCGGGGTCGCGCAGAAGAGGCCGACATTGATGCCGGAAACCGCAAAACGCGCCACGTCCGCGGCGACGGCGAGGTCGCACATCGACACCAGCTGGCAGCCGGCCGCAGTCGCGATGCCGTGGACACGGGCGATGACGGGCTGCGGCAGCTCGGTGAGCTTGACCATGAACTTGCCGCAGAGGCGGAAGAGGTCCTGCTGGAACTGCAGGGTGTGGTTGCCGCGCATTTCCTTCAGATCGTGCCCGGCGCAGAAGGCCTTGCCCTCGCCTGCCAGCACCAGGACGCGCACGCTGCCGTCGCGGGCGATCGTGTCGACCTCGGCGATCAGTGCTTCGAGCATCGCGCGCGAGAGGGAGTTGAACTGTCCGGGACGGTTGAGGGTGAGCCAGGCCACGCCCCCTTCGTCGCGGCGCAGCAGGAGCGGTGCGTTGTCTGACTGCCGAGGCAATGCGCTCATGGTCTTGTCTCCCGGGATCGTTCTGTAAGTGCTGGAAATCCGATTTTGCCCCATCCGCGCGGCGAGCGGATTTCGGCAAGCAGCCCGACGGCCTAGCGACGGCAGCCCGAGCGCACCTCGGCCGCGCCCGAATCGACGCTGGCGAGCCAGGCCGCAATTTCCCGCGCCAGCTCATCGCCCGCCTTGCGGAAGGCAACGACGCCGCCCCTCGCGTCCCGCGTGGACGCGGGCTCGCGCAGGTCGAACGCCCGCCGCGCCAGCACATTCTCCCCGCGCGGCGACAGGAGCTCGGCGCGTGCGACGATGACGGCCCTGCTCCCTTCTGCCGAGTCGAACACCTGCGCAAACTCGTCGAGATCCAGGCGCAGGCGGCATCCGGCTGCGGCTGACGGTGGCACGGAAAAAGCCTGCAGCAGGCGCCGCTCCAGCAGCTCCGCAGGCGCCGCCGCCCAGCGGCTTTCGGCATAAACCTGGCGCTGGGCCGGCTGGCGATAGTCCAGTCGATACTGCATCGCCGGGGTCGCGAGCC is drawn from Azoarcus sp. DN11 and contains these coding sequences:
- a CDS encoding enoyl-CoA hydratase — protein: MSALPRQSDNAPLLLRRDEGGVAWLTLNRPGQFNSLSRAMLEALIAEVDTIARDGSVRVLVLAGEGKAFCAGHDLKEMRGNHTLQFQQDLFRLCGKFMVKLTELPQPVIARVHGIATAAGCQLVSMCDLAVAADVARFAVSGINVGLFCATPSVGLSRNMGRKEAFEMLVTGDFIDAAEAQRRGLVNRVVPLDALDAEIAKLAAAICAKSPLAIRMGKQMFYRQLEMGMEAAYQMAAETMACNMMSEDAAEGIDAFIAKRKPEWRGR
- a CDS encoding TetR/AcrR family transcriptional regulator, whose protein sequence is MENKLSKPRVQLDRNAWVSAATEVLAEEGIAGLRVEVLAKRLKVTKGSFYWHFQDRRDLLLAVLQVWKDGRIRDIVKQTRAQPGRELEQIYHVIDVYSTSRSRRGALIELAVRDWARRDPDAAAIVAEVDDIRLRCARDLFLACGVPMEEASSRCMLLYAYVFGISLMIYDKFDSDVARLKRDIADLIAQSASMKLKAATAAS
- a CDS encoding ABC-type transport auxiliary lipoprotein family protein, which codes for MKLRAWRRAAGAVFILGLGLSLYGCGNFPARPEAPALYDLGLAEAVGASPAVAPAKLEVRAPSWLATPAMQYRLDYRQPAQRQVYAESRWAAAPAELLERRLLQAFSVPPSAAAGCRLRLDLDEFAQVFDSAEGSRAVIVARAELLSPRGENVLARRAFDLREPASTRDARGGVVAFRKAGDELAREIAAWLASVDSGAAEVRSGCRR
- a CDS encoding TatD family hydrolase, producing the protein MLVDTHIHLDAAEFGGDRAAVLAAARAAGVGGFVVPAVDAAGFDRVAALSAANLDIAHAFGIHPLYVDHAELDDLGILEERLANGRAIAVGEIGLDFFVHDLDRARQELFFVAQLKLARRFGLPVILHVRRAVDDILKHLRRIEVPGGIAHAFNGSRQQADVFAALGFKLGFGGAMTFDGSRRIRSLAATLPLESIVLETDAPDIPPAWAQGGRNEPANIARFAQVLADLRAVPYPEIVAATSRNARAIFPALPPG